One part of the Vicugna pacos chromosome 20, VicPac4, whole genome shotgun sequence genome encodes these proteins:
- the CRIP3 gene encoding cysteine-rich protein 3 isoform X3, with translation MSWTCPRCQQPVFFAEKVSSLGKNWHRFCLKCERCHSVLSPGGHAEHNGRPYCHKPCYGALFGPRGVNIGGVGSYLYKSPTPSPANNTPLSLSSFSPPRPRTGLPQGKKSPPHMKTFTGETSLCPSCEEPVYFAEKVMSLGRNWHRPCLRCQRCRKTLTAGSHAEHDGVPYCHIPCYGYLFGPKGVNIGDVGCYIYDPVEIKSK, from the exons ATGAGCTGGACCTGCCCGCGTTGCCAGCAACCTGTTTTCTTCG CAGAGAAGGTGAGCTCCCTGGGCAAGAACTGGCACCGCTTCTGCCTGAAATGTGAGCGCTGCCACAGCGTCCTGTCCCCAGGAGGGCATGCAGAG CACAACGGGAGACCATATTGCCACAAGCCATGCTATGGGGCTCTCTTTGGACCCAGGG GGGTGAACATTGGTGGTGTGGGCTCCTACCTCTACAAATCCCCAactcccagccctgccaacaacacccccctcagcctcagcagCTTCAGCCCCCCCAGACCCAGGACTGGCCTCCCCCAGGGCAAGAAAA GCCCTCCCCACATGAAGACATTCACTGGGGAGACGTCACTGTGCCCCAGCTGTGAGGAACCCGTCTATTTTG CTGAGAAGGTGATGTCTTTGGGCAGAAATTGGCACCGACCCTGTCTGAGGTGCCAGAGGTGCCGGAAGACCCTGACTGCTGGGAGTCACGCTGAG CATGACGGCGTCCCCTACTGCCACATTCCCTGCTATGGCTACCTGTTTGGCCCCAAAG GTGTGAACATTGGTGATGTGGGCTGCTACATCTATGACCCCGTGGAGATAAAATCCAAATGA
- the CRIP3 gene encoding cysteine-rich protein 3 isoform X1 produces MELASGRHSPLSLGIRAGRTERGKEGTCWTGPPLPSSTLSPTAEKVSSLGKNWHRFCLKCERCHSVLSPGGHAEHNGRPYCHKPCYGALFGPRGVNIGGVGSYLYKSPTPSPANNTPLSLSSFSPPRPRTGLPQGKKSPPHMKTFTGETSLCPSCEEPVYFAEKVMSLGRNWHRPCLRCQRCRKTLTAGSHAEHDGVPYCHIPCYGYLFGPKGVNIGDVGCYIYDPVEIKSK; encoded by the exons ATGGAGCTGGCCTCCGGGAGACACTCCCCACTGTCTCTAGGAATCAGGGCGGGCAGGACCgagaggggaaaggagggcaCCTGTTGGACTGGGCCCCCACTACCCAGTTCCACCTTGTCCCCGACAGCAGAGAAGGTGAGCTCCCTGGGCAAGAACTGGCACCGCTTCTGCCTGAAATGTGAGCGCTGCCACAGCGTCCTGTCCCCAGGAGGGCATGCAGAG CACAACGGGAGACCATATTGCCACAAGCCATGCTATGGGGCTCTCTTTGGACCCAGGG GGGTGAACATTGGTGGTGTGGGCTCCTACCTCTACAAATCCCCAactcccagccctgccaacaacacccccctcagcctcagcagCTTCAGCCCCCCCAGACCCAGGACTGGCCTCCCCCAGGGCAAGAAAA GCCCTCCCCACATGAAGACATTCACTGGGGAGACGTCACTGTGCCCCAGCTGTGAGGAACCCGTCTATTTTG CTGAGAAGGTGATGTCTTTGGGCAGAAATTGGCACCGACCCTGTCTGAGGTGCCAGAGGTGCCGGAAGACCCTGACTGCTGGGAGTCACGCTGAG CATGACGGCGTCCCCTACTGCCACATTCCCTGCTATGGCTACCTGTTTGGCCCCAAAG GTGTGAACATTGGTGATGTGGGCTGCTACATCTATGACCCCGTGGAGATAAAATCCAAATGA
- the CRIP3 gene encoding cysteine-rich protein 3 isoform X4, with product MELASGRHSPLSLGIRAGRTERGKEGTCWTGPPLPSSTLSPTAEKVSSLGKNWHRFCLKCERCHSVLSPGGHAEHNGRPYCHKPCYGALFGPRGVNIGGVGSYLYKSPTPSPANNTPLSLSSFSPPRPRTGLPQGKKSPPHMKTFTGETSLCPSCEEPVYFAEKVMSLGRNWHRPCLRCQRCRKTLTAGSHAEV from the exons ATGGAGCTGGCCTCCGGGAGACACTCCCCACTGTCTCTAGGAATCAGGGCGGGCAGGACCgagaggggaaaggagggcaCCTGTTGGACTGGGCCCCCACTACCCAGTTCCACCTTGTCCCCGACAGCAGAGAAGGTGAGCTCCCTGGGCAAGAACTGGCACCGCTTCTGCCTGAAATGTGAGCGCTGCCACAGCGTCCTGTCCCCAGGAGGGCATGCAGAG CACAACGGGAGACCATATTGCCACAAGCCATGCTATGGGGCTCTCTTTGGACCCAGGG GGGTGAACATTGGTGGTGTGGGCTCCTACCTCTACAAATCCCCAactcccagccctgccaacaacacccccctcagcctcagcagCTTCAGCCCCCCCAGACCCAGGACTGGCCTCCCCCAGGGCAAGAAAA GCCCTCCCCACATGAAGACATTCACTGGGGAGACGTCACTGTGCCCCAGCTGTGAGGAACCCGTCTATTTTG CTGAGAAGGTGATGTCTTTGGGCAGAAATTGGCACCGACCCTGTCTGAGGTGCCAGAGGTGCCGGAAGACCCTGACTGCTGGGAGTCACGCTGAG GTGTGA
- the CRIP3 gene encoding cysteine-rich protein 3 isoform X2, with protein MELASGRHSPLSLGIRAGRTERGKEGTCWTGPPLPSSTLSPTAEKVSSLGKNWHRFCLKCERCHSVLSPGGHAEHNGRPYCHKPCYGALFGPRGVNIGGVGSYLYKSPTPSPANNTPLSLSSFSPPRPRTGLPQGKKTEKVMSLGRNWHRPCLRCQRCRKTLTAGSHAEHDGVPYCHIPCYGYLFGPKGVNIGDVGCYIYDPVEIKSK; from the exons ATGGAGCTGGCCTCCGGGAGACACTCCCCACTGTCTCTAGGAATCAGGGCGGGCAGGACCgagaggggaaaggagggcaCCTGTTGGACTGGGCCCCCACTACCCAGTTCCACCTTGTCCCCGACAGCAGAGAAGGTGAGCTCCCTGGGCAAGAACTGGCACCGCTTCTGCCTGAAATGTGAGCGCTGCCACAGCGTCCTGTCCCCAGGAGGGCATGCAGAG CACAACGGGAGACCATATTGCCACAAGCCATGCTATGGGGCTCTCTTTGGACCCAGGG GGGTGAACATTGGTGGTGTGGGCTCCTACCTCTACAAATCCCCAactcccagccctgccaacaacacccccctcagcctcagcagCTTCAGCCCCCCCAGACCCAGGACTGGCCTCCCCCAGGGCAAGAAAA CTGAGAAGGTGATGTCTTTGGGCAGAAATTGGCACCGACCCTGTCTGAGGTGCCAGAGGTGCCGGAAGACCCTGACTGCTGGGAGTCACGCTGAG CATGACGGCGTCCCCTACTGCCACATTCCCTGCTATGGCTACCTGTTTGGCCCCAAAG GTGTGAACATTGGTGATGTGGGCTGCTACATCTATGACCCCGTGGAGATAAAATCCAAATGA
- the CRIP3 gene encoding cysteine-rich protein 3 isoform X5, with amino-acid sequence MKTFTGETSLCPSCEEPVYFAEKVMSLGRNWHRPCLRCQRCRKTLTAGSHAEHDGVPYCHIPCYGYLFGPKGVNIGDVGCYIYDPVEIKSK; translated from the exons ATGAAGACATTCACTGGGGAGACGTCACTGTGCCCCAGCTGTGAGGAACCCGTCTATTTTG CTGAGAAGGTGATGTCTTTGGGCAGAAATTGGCACCGACCCTGTCTGAGGTGCCAGAGGTGCCGGAAGACCCTGACTGCTGGGAGTCACGCTGAG CATGACGGCGTCCCCTACTGCCACATTCCCTGCTATGGCTACCTGTTTGGCCCCAAAG GTGTGAACATTGGTGATGTGGGCTGCTACATCTATGACCCCGTGGAGATAAAATCCAAATGA
- the SLC22A7 gene encoding LOW QUALITY PROTEIN: solute carrier family 22 member 7 (The sequence of the model RefSeq protein was modified relative to this genomic sequence to represent the inferred CDS: deleted 1 base in 1 codon) — MGFEELLDKVGGFGPFQLWNVALLALPRVLLPMHFLLPIFLAAVPAHRCALPGLPSNFSHQDMWLEAHLPREPDGRLSSCLRFTHPQALPNSTLWGGGQSTGEQLEGEPSTVPCPQGWEYDHSEFSSTIATEAPPCLSLQWDLVCEQKGLNRATSTFFFAGVLVGAVAFGYLSDRFGRRRLLLVAYVSALVLGLASAASVSYTMFAITRTLTGTALAGFTIIVMPLGEAGKGRAGPRGLEGGSCQGETEPIWPLLTVFLSATPALGPELEWLDVGHRTVAGVLSSTFWTGGVMLLALVGYLIRDWRWLLLTVTLPCAPGILSLWWVPESARWLLTQGRVEEAHRYLLRCARLNGRPVGEDGLSQEALSKVAAAERVVQRPSYLDLFRTPRLRHISLCCMVVWFGVNFSYYGLSLDVSGLGLNVYQTQLLFGAVELPSKLLVYLSVRHAGRRLTLAGTLLGAALSLAFRLLVSSEMKSWSTALAVIGKGFSEAAFTTAYLFTSELYPTVLRQTGMGLTALVGRLGGSLAPLAALLDGVWLSLPKLTYGGIALLAACTALLLPETKQAQLPETIQDVERKSAPSSLQEEEMPMKQVQD, encoded by the exons ATGGGATTCGAGGAGCTGCTAGACAAGGTGGGTGGCTTTGGGCCCTTCCAGCTGTGGAATGTGGCACTGCTGGCCTTGCCCCGTGTGCTGCTGCCCATGCACTTCCTCCTGCCCATCTTCCTGGCTGCTGTGCCAGCCCACCGTTGTGCCCTGCCTGGACTCCCTTCCAACTTCAGTCACCAGGACATGTGGCTGGAGGCCCACCTGCCCCGGGAGCCTGATGGCAGGCTCAGCTCCTGCCTCCGCTTCACCCATCCCCAGGCCCTCCCCAACTCCACGTTGTGGGGAGGGGGTCAGAGCACTggggagcagctggagggtgagCCCTCCACAGTGCCCTGCCCTCAGGGCTGGGAGTACGACCACTCGGAATTCTCCTCCACCATTGCAACCGAG GCCCCTCCCTGCTTGTCCCTGCAGTGGGACCTGGTGTGTGAGCAGAAAGGCCTGAACAGAGCCACTTCCACCTTCTTCTTCGCCGGTGTGCTGGTGGGGGCCGTGGCCTTTGGATACCTGTCTGACAG GTTTGGGCGGCGCCGTCTGCTGCTGGTGGCCTATGTGAGTGCCCTAGTGCTGGGCCTGGCATCTGCAGCCTCCGTCAGCTACACCATGTTTGCCATCACCCGCACCCTCACTGGCACAGCCCTGGCTGGCTTCACCATCATCGTGATGCCACTGGGTGAGGCAGGCAAAGGACGGGCAGGGCCTAGAGGACTGGAGGGAGGCAGCTGTCAA GGTGAGACTGAGCCCATCTGGCCCTTGTTAACTGTCTTCCTGTCTGCAACCCCTGCcctgggtccagagctggagtggctgGACGTGGGACACCGCACTGTGGCAGGTGTCCTGAGCAGCACCTTCTGGACAGGGGGCGTGATGCTGCTGGCACTGGTTGGGTACCTCATACGGGACTGGCGATGGCTTCTGCTGACTGTCACCCTGCCTTGTGCCCCAGGCATCCTCAGCCTCTG GTGGGTGCCTGAGTCTGCACGCTGGCTTCTGACCCAGGGCCGTGTGGAGGAGGCCCACAGGTACCTGCTCCGCTGTGCCAGGCTCAATGGGCGGCCTGTGGGTGAGGATGGCCTGAGCCAGGAG GCCCTGAGCAAAGTAGCTGCTGCAGAGAGGGTGGTCCAAAGACCTTCGTACCTAGACCTGTTCCGGACACCCCGGCTGCGACACATCTCACTGTGCTGCATGGTGGTGTG GTTTGGAGTGAACTTCTCCTATTACGGCCTGAGCCTGGATGTGTCGGGGCTGGGGCTGAACGTGTACCAGACGCAGCTGCTATTCGGGGCCGTGGAGCTGCCCTCCAAGCTCCTGGTCTACCTGTCGGTGCGCCACGCAGGACGTCGCCTCACACTGGCCGGAACGTTGCTGGGCGCCGCTCTTTCCTTGGCCTTCAGGTTGCTGGTGTCCTCGG AGATGAAGTCCTGGAGCACCGCCCTGGCAGTGATAGGGAAAGGTTTTTCTGAAGCTGCCTTCACCACTGCCTACCTGTTCACGTCGGAGTTGTACCCTACCGTGCTCAG ACAGACAGGAATGGGGCTGACTGCACTGGTGGGCCGTCTGGGGGGCTCTTTGGCCCCACTGGCAGCCTTGCTGGATGGAGTATGGCTGTCACTGCCCAAGCTCACTTATGGGGGGATCGCACTGCTAGCTGCCTGCACTGCCCTCCTGCTGCCAGAGACCAAGCAGGCACAGCTGCCAGAGACCATCCAAGACGTGGAGAGGAAGAG TGCCCCGTCCAGCCTTCAGGAGGAAGAGATGCCCATGAAGCAGGTCCAGGATTGA